A DNA window from Ranitomeya imitator isolate aRanImi1 chromosome 2, aRanImi1.pri, whole genome shotgun sequence contains the following coding sequences:
- the LOC138666211 gene encoding olfactory receptor 6Q1-like, which translates to MLNRTKGITFLLAGLSSCSYCQKTNFSLFLLVYIFTVLENLAILALVLQDPKLWKPMYIFLGNLSFLEVWYISTTLPNLLAIIMTGNEEISYVGCVTQLFTFTFLGASECYLLAAMAYDRYVAICNPLRYTIIMQNKYVTCLLIVSWLTGLFTPVFPVLFLTQLDFCGPNQIDHYFCDASPLLKLACGNTKQKEIVDLIVSAFVLISSMLVIFISYFCITWTVLKMPSSNGRYKAFSTCTSHLAVVCIYYGSMSFTYIRVKSASSFSTNKMISVLYSVVTPMLNPIIYTLRNKDVRLALQKMFEKPKESKLGL; encoded by the coding sequence ATGCTCAACAGAACCAAAGGCATCACATTCCTCCTTGCTGGACTTTCAAGCTGTTCTTATTGCCAGAaaaccaacttttctttatttCTTCTAGTTTACATCTTCACAGTCTTGGAAAATTTGGCAATTCTTGCACTGGTTTTGCAAGACCCCAAACTATGGAAACCAATGTACATTTTCTTAGGAAACCTTTCCTTCTTAGAAGTTTGGTATATCAGTACCACGCTCCCCAATTTGTTGGCCATCATCATGACAGGAAATGAGGAGATATCCTATGTCGGTTGTGTCACTCAGCTTTTTACTTTCACATTTTTGGGGGCTTCTGAATGTTATCTTCTGGCCGCTATGGCCTATGACCGTTATGTAGCTATTTGTAATCCTCTAAGGTACACGATCATAATGCAAAATAAGTATGTTACATGTCTACTTATTGTCTCCTGGTTAACTGGACTCTTTACTCCAGTCTTTCCAGTCTTGTTCCTGACACAACTGGACTTCTGTGGACCAAATCAAATTGACCATTACTTTTGTGATGCTTCTCCATTATTGAAATTGGCTTGTGGGAACACTAAGCAGAAAGAAATTGTAGACCTAATTGTATCTGCGTTTGTTCTTATAAGCTCAATGCTAGTCATCTTCATCTCATACTTTTGCATAACATGGACAGTTCTGAAGATGCCTTCTTCCAATGGACGCTACAAGGCGTTCTCCACGTGCACATCTCACTTGGCCGTCGTTTGTATCTACTACGGAAGCATGAGTTTTACATATATCCGAGTCAAATCAGCTTCTTCTTTTTCCACAAACAAGATGATATCTGTTTTATATTCCGTTGTCACTCCCATGCTCAATCCTATCATTTATACTCTTAGAAATAAGGATGTAAGGCTGGCATTACAAAAAATGTTTGAGAAACCAAAGGAGTCTAAGTTGGGCCTCTAA